TCGCGCAGGAAGGCGGGAGCGCCGTGTTGTGTCACACCATCGACGATGACCGAAAGCCCCCAGACGATCGTCAGGTTGATCGCCTCGAACACCATGGAGCAAAATGCCAGCGCAATCAGCACACCCCGAAACATCGAGATGAAATGCAGGAGTACCGCCACCGGCCCCTTGGACGGCAGTGGTCGGTAAGGGATATCGAGCGGCCGGATCAGGCTTTCGAAAGGACGATAGATCGCATCTGAAATCGACATGGGCCACTCGGATTAAAATCGGGAGGAGGCGTGGACTCAGCTACGCAAGGTCGCAGAAAACCATCTCCAGACTGCAATCTCAATTATAAATTTCAGAAAATCTATGAAAGAGGCGTTGCCGCGAGAGCCGGGGTCCACGGCAAGGCGATCGTTTTCAAATCCGGACGGACATCATTCGCCCCGGGCCAGGGCTGCGGCCTGTTCCAGCGAGATCTTCACAACCAGGGGGTCGGCATGACGGTGGGCGAGCCGCCAGTCCGGTCCATGCCGGCGATAGACCTGAGTGACGCGTAGCGACCAGTTCTGGTCCTGCAGGCCGCCTACCTCACCATGCTGGCGCTCGATCATCACCAGTACGATCAGGTCGCCGCTGACATAGGACTTTTCCACCTCCAGGGTTCCGCCGCCATTGCGGAAGAACCGGGCGAGCTCGGCCAGATGCTCGGGACTGTCGTCGAAGCCATGGCTGGCGGAACCACCGAAAGGCTGCATCAGGGTGAAATCGTCATCAAGCCGGATGAGGCTCGCCCACCGTGTCATGTCGCCGGCCATGAAAGCCGCCGCCTGTTGTTCTGTGCGGCCGATGATGCCGAGCAATGTCGCATCGGATGCCGGAGCGGCATGCGCGACGCACCCCGTTGCGGCGACCGCCCTTGCCAGGGCGGCTCGCCGGGAAAGGGTTGCGGCCTCGTGCACGGACTTGTCGCCGCGCGCCGTTTTGCCTTTGAAAGGGGACATGGGATCTTCCTATGAGTGACCGGCCATACCGGAATGGTCGTTATCTCCCACTTTCAGGATAATGAATCCAATGATATGATTTCAGCAATATGCTGAACCAAATTGATCTATCCAGAATCGACCTCAACCTGCTCGTGCTGTTCGAGACTGTCATGGAGGAGCGCCATGTCGGCCGTTCGGGGCAGCGGTTGAACCTCTCGCCTTCGGCCATTAGTCACGGCCTTGGCCGGCTGCGCATGTTGCTGGGTGACCCGCTATTTCTCAAAACACCGAAGGGCGTCGTTCCGACAGACCGGGCCGAGGAGCTTGCAGCACCCATCGCC
The Rhizobium leguminosarum DNA segment above includes these coding regions:
- a CDS encoding YybH family protein translates to MSPFKGKTARGDKSVHEAATLSRRAALARAVAATGCVAHAAPASDATLLGIIGRTEQQAAAFMAGDMTRWASLIRLDDDFTLMQPFGGSASHGFDDSPEHLAELARFFRNGGGTLEVEKSYVSGDLIVLVMIERQHGEVGGLQDQNWSLRVTQVYRRHGPDWRLAHRHADPLVVKISLEQAAALARGE